The following nucleotide sequence is from Cicer arietinum cultivar CDC Frontier isolate Library 1 chromosome 2, Cicar.CDCFrontier_v2.0, whole genome shotgun sequence.
taaagattaaatcCTTAAAAGAGGGTAGACCTGGCTAACAGATTTGTTTTCACATTCTCCAGCATGGACAAAATCTGTGAGACCAAACTTCTTTCCTGAGTTAAAGGGAGGAACAGAACCATGAAATCATATACATAATTTAGACATAAtagtaataacaataataacttctaaattatactattaaaacattattatttgACTTCATGCTTGATGTGATGATGTATTAAACAAATATTGCATTACCAATGTCAAATTTTTGTGGGTTGATATCTACACCAATAATCCTAGTTGCTCCACAAAGTCTAGCTCCCTCAGCAACCTAGGAAATTAAACAATTCAATTGCAATGAGCATTGTTGTATAAAAGAAACTACAAAGTACAAAAGAAAAACATGAACTATAAAGAATCCATACTGCTAATCCAATGCATCCTAGTCCAAAAACAGCTACTGTAGACCCTGGCTCTACATTTGCTGTTCTCCAAGCAGCACCTACCCctaaagatatttttatcaaaatattgaagAATTAGATGAATGTTGTTGAGTTGtgaactaaaatcaaatatcaaactTTGAATTTTTCACAACCATATATTGtagatcaaaattttaaaataagtgtaTATTTCGATTCACAGTGAAATTAGGAGAATTATAAGGAGTCACTGCGATTTTGAcaaaaactatattttgaaGCTTCAACAAACTTATTGTTCATTCAAACATACACTTGGCTAATGTTTGGAACTACGTCAGAAATAAACTTATCGTGCCAAGGGTGATTTGACCGTGATTTTACAAAAACTATATGTTGTAGCTTTAAGGTTAACGTGCAGTAGCGTTAGTTCCACAACATAAAAGTACTGAAATCCGAAGAATAGTCTACTAATGAAAATTATATAGCACGTCGATTGATTCATGTAACCGATCTCATCTAATGGAAAAAACAATTAGTTGTAGTTGCAAAATGTTTGCATACCTGTTGATACACCACAACTAAGGAGGCATGCCCTATTGGGAGGAATTGATGAATCAATCTTGAGTAGATTTGCAATGTCAACGACAGTGTACTCACTAAAACTAGAGATACACATGAAATGGTTTATAATCTCTCCATTTAGATCAGTGAATCTTGAAGAATCATGTCTAAGCATCCTAGGTGAAATATTAAAAGGAAACTTTGAACAAAGGTTGCTCTTTTTTGATTTGCAATCTATACACTCTTCACAATCAGGCATGAAAATTGGGACAACAATGTCTCCTTTTGTAACTTCAGTTACTTCCTCTCCAACACTTTCCACTACCCTGCATCACATGAAAATTAGTTGATACTTGAAATGCATCATCAACTACTATAGtgctaaattaattaaattaaatgtgttAACATTTAGAAGAAATATAACACTACTAAAAAATTCGCCTTTACTAACTGGTTTAGAGACTAAATATTTTCAGTCACACTTAGCGACCGAAATATAGACCGTAATTTTGAAcctcaaaactaaatattttttcgtcACTAAATTGGTCGCAAACAAAATTTAGAGACTGAAATAGTATCTGAATTTTAGCGACCAAACTTTCCGTCGCTGACAAGGTGGCAAATTAAGACTTGCATAAATGTATGAAATGTCTAAcaataaaaaatccaaataataaaagGAGCACACCAATTTTATATTGATGCTGAAATTCTACTacataatattttcaataaataaatgaacaaaaaaaatgaatagagTGACTCACCCAATTGCCTCATGACCCAGAATCCTTGGAAAAATTGCAGGAGGCTCCTTCAAAAGTACtcaaaacacaaataaaaaaagcatattaaaaatattaattcaaaacattttcaaaatgtttaaaaacaataattaaataaataaaaaaacctgCATCTTCCAGAAAGTGATATCACTGTAACAGAGAGAGGTACATATAATTCGAATCCGAGCTTCATGTGGCATTGGTGGTGCTACAAATATCTCTTCAATAATCAGTGCCTCACCTGCTTTGCGACAAACCGCCGCTAAACATATTGCAAATAATATATTCTtagtaacataaaaaaaaaaaaaacataattatggTTTTATGAATCATGGAGCACACACACACCTTTACATCTTATGGGTTGTTGTTGTTCACTTGGTCTTACTATTTTGTCTTCCATGGTGACTCAACAAAACAGTGAATGAAGGAACAATTTTTGATAAAGGGTTTAATATTAATATGCAAAATTATAAAGTTGAACGTGAAATATTTGGATAAGATGATATCTATCTTTGATATCAGACGGAGACTAGTTGAAAAGAGTTGTACAACAATGAAGTAaagaaaaatgagttttttatttattggttCGGTGAAATTTGGAATCTACCAAACTAGATTCCACGTGTCACATGATGGGAATATGTCATAGTTGTCTTTGTTTTTCGTTTTTGTTCTAGAGTCTAGCGTTGGTGGCCAAATAGCAATTTAAAGCTCATTAAATGAAGTtgccatttttattttttggagaaaaaaaaacaaaaatcaaattttcactTTATTCTTTGAAATAGTGCAATATACATCATTTTAGATTTTGAAGCATATAAAAATCCGTTCTTGTTTGTTCCTAATATTTTAACGACGGATGTAAATAATAATGTACCGAATTTAATTTCttactcataaaaatattttgatagtaTGAATCAAGGtgatatattttgaatattatttattatttttatataatttaaagattaaattgtaatgatattaaatgaaaacaaatataaaattgtataaaatataatttttataggagataaatatgatttttttataaacaaacaataaatcttaaaatattttctattttaaactaGAACACAATCatcatcttaaattttttaataaagaaaaagagaaagtgatatttctttttttatagaaGATGATAAGGATGAAGTTCATGTTAGCTTTTAAACTTATTATTTCAAGTGcaggaaaataaaaaagttgaaagTATATGAGTGGTtggatttatttattgaatgaatgaattgtGTTATTTAGTTTTGAGGTAATTTTGAAAGTAATTTTGAACTTCAAAACTGAATTGTGTTATCGATCATATGAATATcatattaaatgaaaatattagCAACTTGGTTCGCTTCATGAAATATGAGATAGAGAATAATGATCGGTTTCAAGATCTATGGACAAGCAAGGAACTAGGGTGTTGGACACCACCCATCCATAATTAAGTACATAACTACCTCTAGATCATATTCAATGTATTGAATACAATATTATTCATAGTGGTTAGTTAGACTAATCTTTCTAAATTAGTATGAGTGATAATGTATATAATAATGTATAAAATTTGACTAAAAGTTGTTCtattagaatttaaatttgaattatctCGAACAATTTATTATCGAAGATAATTATCTAACGAATCATTTGGTTAAGAAGGGGACGTGTCATTTTTAtagtacttttatttttatcttctaCAAAGAACAAATCTTCATGGGTTGATAGTGTGCATAATCTACTCTGTAAAAGATATCTTGTACCATGcactgagagaaaataaatagcAACTAATAATTCAAATTGTAAGTTATTAAAGATTTATGTAACTTTTATTTATGATCCAccatatatatttattcatgtGGAGATGTAAGTTATTATCATcaatagaaaaattataaaagtgaATTGATGATATTCATGTTAATTGACCCGAGAGAACTAATGAAGCATGTCTTATGACTCTTGAAACTCTCCAAACTTGGTGTTGCACATGATGCCATGATTCTGTTGTTTGTACATTTTTGGCTATTGTTAGAGCATCAACAATTCCAGGGAATGATTGAGATCCATAGTCATTATGTTTAGATGGTCCATAGATCTGAAAAATAggagaaatatttaaatttaaattatgtttgttaaaaaataaaatctaacagAAAAAAGACTTACCAAATGCTTATACCATGGCATTCCAAAGAGGCCATCTCTGTCTGTAAATGCACGCTCAGCCATCATTAATCTATCATTTACTTCTCTCACTTTCAACTCATCCATCTTCCATGTTCTCCAACCTTTACTTGCTTCTATTTCCTGTTTCAACATTTTTTCACTTTAAATAGATATATGTATTACCGACACTTTATTGAAAACGTGTTCTGACATCGACACAACATTGACACATGTAATTTATCAGAATTATTTCAATAGGTTATATATATGCTACTACTggttatataattaataagtattattagtctaaagataaatattaaagaCATGACATACCTTTCTCTGATTATTTATCTTGGTTGCTGCTTTCTCAAGCTCCTTGATGGACTTATCCATAGGAGACAAagttacatctttatttgaaatctgattttTCAGTTCTTCCATGTTAAGCTGACATTCAAATATTAGATGGTGTAAGAATTAGAAATATCTTGATCAATGTGATTTCAGACTCTCAACACAATCAATTCCCTCACAACTCGCACTCTGGAGGAGACATTTGTTGTGCGACCCAAGTAGCCTGATATCAGGCAGTCAAATAGATATTGAAAAGACTCTGAtactatattaattttttatattatgtcTAATTCATCGTTACATATCGGCTTGTAAGTTGATGAATGTTTTCTACTTTTATAAGCTTATTTTCAAGCCATAAGTGGAACTCTCAGCATTATATATTATTCACATTCTCTCAAATTTAGTGAGATTAGTCTTTATGCAACTACAATGTTTGattaaataatcatataaaGTAAGCACACCTTAAGCTCCTTAGCATAGGATAGGTAATCAAAAGGTAAGAATTCCTCATCTGCTAGCCAAAGTGCTACTAGACCCCAAACACTTGCAGCTATTTTTTCATAACATAAACAATTATTAGGGGAactaaaataagataataaatttttCCNNNNNNNNNNNNNNNNNNNNNNNNNNNNNNNNNNNNNNNNNNNNNNNNNNNNNNNNNNNNNNNNNNNNNNNNNNNNNNNNNNNNNNNNNNNNNNNNNNNNNNNNNNNNNNNNNNNNNNNNNNCCCTACAAATAATTCTAAACAGGAAACAAATTGAAAACAATGTGGGAATTTTGtacttttaaaacataaaagattttACTTGAAATTGTAAAGGATTTTATGTGACTAACCTGCAACATGCCTTTGAAACATTGGATCACCAAATTTTTTCATCCAAATGAAATCATCATACAGTGAATGGTATACTGGATATGCTGCAAcatctgttaaaaaaaattggtttcaATGTCTAACTCATTGATGACAAAATGTTACATCTAGCTAGGCATAGAAAAAATGTTACATCAATGATTAAAAGAATcaattgtgttttacttttacCTCCTCCAAAGGATATGTCAGCAGCTGGAATTCCCACATGTTGTAGAAAAGGTTTATAATCTGATCCTCCACCTCCTAACCTTCCAAACTTTTTAGATAAATGATATATCAGCATAGACAGATATTCATATATACATAATCTTATTCACCATAAAGAGTTAAATACACTTTACTCCCCTATTTTAGATGATTAATGATATTAGTTATCGCATTTCTAAATATGAAAGTATAGTCATCTGATTCTTAAAATATCATAAGTTTTACTCACCACTgaatttaagacttattttttatgatgtgtCAAGTTGAATAGTAATCTGACAAGTCATCGGATGGTGTGACAATGTAATGtgaactaaatattattattttgttttccaTATCATTAAagtattgttttaaaataataaaacattaaatgaaaacaaatataaaatcgtataaaatcatatttttcttaaaatatgtaTTGTCTCTTCACTAAGTGGTTTATCAGTTGATTGTTCaacataacaaatcaacaaaaataagtctaaaaTTCAATAGTAGAGAAAATTTctgaaatttaaaaagtaatgaactatatatttttaaatttagaaatgGAAGAACCAAAATAATGAATCGCGAAAATAGCGACCAAAAATGCATTTAAGTctgatataaaaatatgaataaactGCAATATTCTTACTAGAGGAGGATCACCGGAACTAGTCCAAGAATCATAAATGCTTTGTGATGAATTCTCAGGGTCTCTTAcctaaaaattaaacaaaataaactcAGCATCAACAAAATGTCTTCTTTTACTAATTATGCACGCAAGAGCTAATTCaagttatttttatacaaaCCTGTGTCTATGAGATATTAACTCGAAGACAAAAGTTTGACTTTGTAACTTTAAAGGACATAATTCAAATATCTTACGAAGATGGTCgtaaaatgattattaatttcACTTTAACGAATAATAATTTCCTCTTTCCACATTAAAAAATTTGTCATACTTTTTTAGTTGCTCTTTTTATCAATTCTTCAAGCTGTGGAGTAGCACTGACATGGAACCCTGGTCCACCAACTGCACAGTCAACATTCAAGTAAGCAACTGCCCTTGAAGCAAGAAGTTCTCTGTTATCTTCTACCCATTCTGTTGATCCTATCTGAAAAATATGATAGAGTCAGATTTTGATGTGGCATACAACACATTACACCTTTCTGTTGTAagaaatttatagaaaaaaaggagaaagaaaaattaCAAGGCCATATTCCTCAGCATCCCAATTGCATAAGATGATTGTTCTTCTAGGCTTCCACCCTCTTTTCTGAAGCTTTCCTAATCTTTGTGCTACCTGAATTTATCAGTCAATCATAATCGTTAAATCATTGGAAGATTATTTGACTCTAATCGTAACTgtcttaaaaaaatcatatataaaattatttgttattggTTGAAAGTGTAAAAGTTATACTAATAAACAAAAccatgtgtaaaaaaaaaaattcattattaccTCAAGTAGTGCTGCAGTGCCACTATTGGGATCAACTGCTCCAAATGTCCATGCATCCCTATGGTTTCCTAGGATGACAAATCTACATGCAGTTGCAAAAGTTACTGGCATAAACGCATGTGTAAGctattatatatatgatataaactGTTTTCGTGAGTTATCTTAAAGAGTTTATTTTAAcataagatatttttataagCTTGGTGAACTCATATATACCATTCTATACAAGCCCTTAATAAAAGTTCATTAAAGCAAGACTAAATATTCTTTAGTTTTCAATTTTGGATTGCATCATAATATATCATTGCTATTGAATGCAACTCTTCCATACCTGTCAGGCTCTTCTGCTCCTTCAATCACACCAATTACATTTTGAATTGTTGATATAACCTGCTCCCCCTGAAAAACCAATATCCAAAATTCAACTTCTAAAATACATGTCTATAGACTATTTTTCAGTTATTTCGATAGACTCTTCACGATAGTTTACAAAAacaacttaaaaatttattaaaatagtttaactacatatacataaGTACTTATATAAACAAACACTTATttaataagagtttaattaagCTGTTTATCTGAACACAGTTTAGACAGATAATATACCATATAACTGAGGTTAAGAATTCCAGGTCCCGGTCCGATCCTATAAGTAGGCCCATCTTTACTACCCTGCCAATCATCCTCAGCAACAGGTCCACCAATTGATCTAATTATCTTCTCACCATCTTCTCCTGAAACTGGCAAAGAAGGAATCAAGGGAACATCACCTTTTTTCACAACTTCATCTTTTGATAGCCTCTCACAATCACTAAAACTAGCCCAACCAGGAGTTGTAGGGTCACCAACCCCACCATATACACTCCCAACTTGAACACCACTTGGTGGCAACCACTTTTCATCAGGAAACCATTTTCCATTCCCACCACCATAGTCCTTTTTATCTGAATAAATCACAACACCAACAGCACCTTCATCATATGCATTCCTCACTATGTCACCTCTAAAGATTTTCCCATACTTTGCCAAAACAACACTTCTTGAAACATTGATTCCCATTTCCTTAAGTTTCAAATAGTCCTCTACTCTTCCATAGTTGACATAAACAACAGAACCAATTGCAGTTCCTGACATGGCATATGCATGGAATGTAGGGACAACCTCGTCCGCCACGTCGGCATAAGGATCACCATCATAGATTTCTTGAGTTAGATTGAAGACAGTTGGAGGTTGTCGCGGTGAGTTTGTCAGAATCAAAGAACGGGATAAAGGGTATGTGAGAGCAACATCATAGGATGTTACACGGGATAGTATGTTGG
It contains:
- the LOC101510210 gene encoding alcohol dehydrogenase-like 7 isoform X3, giving the protein MEDKIVRPSEQQQPIRCKAAVCRKAGEALIIEEIFVAPPMPHEARIRIICTSLCYSDITFWKMQEPPAIFPRILGHEAIGVVESVGEEVTEVTKGDIVVPIFMPDCEECIDCKSKKSNLCSKFPFNISPRMLRHDSSRFTDLNGEIINHFMCISSFSEYTVVDIANLLKIDSSIPPNRACLLSCGVSTGVGAAWRTANVEPGSTVAVFGLGCIGLAVAEGARLCGATRIIGVDINPQKFDIGKKFGLTDFVHAGECENKSVSQVIMEMTGGGADYCFECVGMASLVHEAYASCRKARLSWGPYLEDSNLRLMYPFFLNVT
- the LOC101510210 gene encoding alcohol dehydrogenase-like 7 isoform X2, with the protein product MEDKIVRPSEQQQPIRCKAAVCRKAGEALIIEEIFVAPPMPHEARIRIICTSLCYSDITFWKMQEPPAIFPRILGHEAIGVVESVGEEVTEVTKGDIVVPIFMPDCEECIDCKSKKSNLCSKFPFNISPRMLRHDSSRFTDLNGEIINHFMCISSFSEYTVVDIANLLKIDSSIPPNRACLLSCGVSTGVGAAWRTANVEPGSTVAVFGLGCIGLAVAEGARLCGATRIIGVDINPQKFDIGKKFGLTDFVHAGECENKSVSQVIMEMTGGGADYCFECVGMASLVHEAYASCRKTLMGSLFGGLKPKTDVPILLKRYIDKELNLDDFVTHEVEFKDINKAFDLLIKGQSLRCLIWMHK
- the LOC101510210 gene encoding alcohol dehydrogenase-like 7 isoform X1, with product MEDKIVRPSEQQQPIRCKAAVCRKAGEALIIEEIFVAPPMPHEARIRIICTSLCYSDITFWKMQEPPAIFPRILGHEAIGVVESVGEEVTEVTKGDIVVPIFMPDCEECIDCKSKKSNLCSKFPFNISPRMLRHDSSRFTDLNGEIINHFMCISSFSEYTVVDIANLLKIDSSIPPNRACLLSCGVSTGVGAAWRTANVEPGSTVAVFGLGCIGLAVAEGARLCGATRIIGVDINPQKFDIGKKFGLTDFVHAGECENKSVSQVIMEMTGGGADYCFECVGMASLVHEAYASCRKGWGKTIVVGVDKPGSKLSFNSSDVLFQGKTLMGSLFGGLKPKTDVPILLKRYIDKELNLDDFVTHEVEFKDINKAFDLLIKGQSLRCLIWMHK
- the LOC101510982 gene encoding probable glutamate carboxypeptidase LAMP1 gives rise to the protein MIKTSTITLLAISTSYLLLLITPSKEPSYYHSLFISNSLSNNVSISNHLQILTCRPHIAASEANNEAAAYVFSVFTSSNILSRVTSYDVALTYPLSRSLILTNSPRQPPTVFNLTQEIYDGDPYADVADEVVPTFHAYAMSGTAIGSVVYVNYGRVEDYLKLKEMGINVSRSVVLAKYGKIFRGDIVRNAYDEGAVGVVIYSDKKDYGGGNGKWFPDEKWLPPSGVQVGSVYGGVGDPTTPGWASFSDCERLSKDEVVKKGDVPLIPSLPVSGEDGEKIIRSIGGPVAEDDWQGSKDGPTYRIGPGPGILNLSYMGEQVISTIQNVIGVIEGAEEPDRFVILGNHRDAWTFGAVDPNSGTAALLEVAQRLGKLQKRGWKPRRTIILCNWDAEEYGLIGSTEWVEDNRELLASRAVAYLNVDCAVGGPGFHVSATPQLEELIKRATKKVRDPENSSQSIYDSWTSSGDPPLFGRLGGGGSDYKPFLQHVGIPAADISFGGDVAAYPVYHSLYDDFIWMKKFGDPMFQRHVAAASVWGLVALWLADEEFLPFDYLSYAKELKLNMEELKNQISNKDVTLSPMDKSIKELEKAATKINNQRKEIEASKGWRTWKMDELKVREVNDRLMMAERAFTDRDGLFGMPWYKHLIYGPSKHNDYGSQSFPGIVDALTIAKNVQTTESWHHVQHQVWRVSRVIRHASLVLSGQLT